TCATAGATATATCAACTCCTTCTTTCTTCTTAAACGGGCTGACTGAGGGTTTTGCCTTTATATTTATTGCCTTCTTTATCTCAGTTTCTTTTGGTTCTTTTATCGGACTGCCCATTACCTTTGAGAGTTCTATAAAGATATCCCTGTGCTGTTTTGCCTCGCCTGCTGGTTCGACAGCCTTGCGCACATACTTGAGCCTTCCAATGTAATCCACAATGCTGCCCTCCGTCTCAAGGGAGGTTACCGATGGCAGGATAATATCTGCCTGCTTTGCAAGCTCAGTAAGATGGGAATTTTGGACGATGAGAAAATCGACATTGAATCTATGGGTTATTGGTATCTCACCTATCACATAAAGTAGACTCAATCCCCCTGAAAGTAGCTCTCTATAAGATTTCCCTTCTGTGGTTAACCCCATCATTATTACTCCCTTTGCATTGCTCTCTATGGGAACGGACACTGCTGTGCCCTTTAAGAGGCTGATATTTGCAGAAGCATGATACATGGCTGGAGATGTCAATATTACTGGATTTTTAGCCTCAACAAAAAGTGATGCAGCCTTTTCTATGGCTTCTGTAACAACAGCGTTGGAAACTGCAGAAGCGAGCTTTTTATCGCCTGTGAGCCCCTTGTCTATAAGTGCTTTTGCTAATGCAGCAAGGACTCCTGCCTCATCTTCGACGAGGTTTACAGTTGCTACTGATGCAATACTCGACTCAGAGGAGTTGATGGTAATTAATTTTGTACCCCCCTTAACCCTTCTTCTTATGATTGCATCAAGGGCTGGTAAGACCCTTTTCCACTGGTTCGGGTCTAAATCAACAAGAACAAAAAGGTCTGCTCCATCAATATCTGCACTGTCTGAGATTAATGTATCTACATCACCATAAAGACTTACAGTGGTATCAACATCTTTGGTCTTTACCACTTCAGAGGTGAATATCTTAAGCGCAAGGGCATCTTCATTTAGTATGCTTGCAGTTGATATAAAACCTGA
This region of Nitrospirota bacterium genomic DNA includes:
- a CDS encoding molybdopterin-dependent oxidoreductase, encoding PVNAILEADRWRKGREWEYTKTKSVCLSCSNACDITVSTKDGRIMKINAGAVEGSSERYICAYGRFGFDYIDSDTRITSPMKRVNGELKETTWQDAIEIVAKELRRGRKDSGFISTASILNEDALALKIFTSEVVKTKDVDTTVSLYGDVDTLISDSADIDGADLFVLVDLDPNQWKRVLPALDAIIRRRVKGGTKLITINSSESSIASVATVNLVEDEAGVLAALAKALIDKGLTGDKKLASAVSNAVVTEAIEKAASLFVEAKNPVILTSPAMYHASANISLLKGTAVSVPIESNAKGVIMMGLTTEGKSYRELLSGGLSLLYVIGEIPITHRFNVDFLIVQNSHLTELAKQADIILPSVTSLETEGSIVDYIGRLKYVRKAVEPAGEAKQHRDIFIELSKVMGSPIKEPKETEIKKAINIKAKPSVSPFKKKEGVDISMNEMIESINASVINGSRLLWLKEVEKTVFSTSS